The Ornithinibacillus sp. 4-3 region AGAAATTGCGAATTGGACAAACTTATCTGAAACAACTTTTGTCTGTAGTCCTTCTCATCCAGATGCTGATTATAAACTAAGAATCTTCACACCAAATAATGAATTACCATTTGCTGGACACCCAACTCTAGGTTCTGCTCATGCCTTACTTAAAAATGGACTGCAACCGAAAAATAAAAATAAAATAATTCAGGAATGTGAGCTAGGTCTTGTTGAAATTTTCACAGAAAAGGATAAGCTTTTTTTCGAGCTACCGAAACCAAAAATCACTGAAATTGATGAACACCAATTAGAACAAATTGCTGATGCCCTTCAGATCTCCATTGAAAATGTATTAGCTAGACAAACTATTGATGTTGGTGCAAAATGGATGACCTTACAATTAACAAGTGCTGAACTAGTAAGTACCATTGAACCAAATCAAGAAAAGCTATCGTCCCTCATTCCAGCTGGATGTACAGGTGTTACTATTTTTGGTGCTTATCCTGATCATGCCGAAACGGAATTTGAGGTACGCGGTTTTGCGCCAAATGAAGGGGTTCCAGAGGATCCAGTTTGTGGAAGTGGGAATGGTTGTGTTGCCACAATGGTGAAAAGTTTTAATTTACTTTCAGAAACTAGCTATGTTGCTAGTCAAGGACATTGTGTCGGTCGTGATGGAAGAATCGAAGTACGTTTTCCAAGCGAGGAATCCACATTAATTGGTGGACATGCAGTCACATGTATTGAAGGAAATTTAACAATCTAAAAATGTGGGACGTGACCACTTTAGATAAATATTTACACCTCGAAAATATTATGAATTCCTAATTTAGGAGGAACTATGGATAATAAGGTGCATGCTTATTGGGAAAATTTTTTATTGGAAACAAACAGAGCTAAAGAAACAAAATGCTTTG contains the following coding sequences:
- a CDS encoding PhzF family phenazine biosynthesis protein translates to MTQSIPFQQVDVFTKVPFKGNPVAVVLDGDHLSAEQMQEIANWTNLSETTFVCSPSHPDADYKLRIFTPNNELPFAGHPTLGSAHALLKNGLQPKNKNKIIQECELGLVEIFTEKDKLFFELPKPKITEIDEHQLEQIADALQISIENVLARQTIDVGAKWMTLQLTSAELVSTIEPNQEKLSSLIPAGCTGVTIFGAYPDHAETEFEVRGFAPNEGVPEDPVCGSGNGCVATMVKSFNLLSETSYVASQGHCVGRDGRIEVRFPSEESTLIGGHAVTCIEGNLTI